The DNA window GTACCGCGGGAAAATCCCGTCCCTTATTTTTTGAGGGGCGGGATTTTTTTATTTTGAGGAGGAATCGGAAATGACATTCAATCACAAACTAGTCGAGAAAAAGTGGCAGAAATATTGGCAAGACAACAAAACCTTTAAACTGATAGACGACCCGTCTAAACCGAAGTTTTATGCATTGGATATGTTTCCGTATCCATCAGGTGCTGGACTTCACGTTGGACACCCAGAAGGCTATACAGCGACAGACATTTTAAGCCGTGTTAAACGTATGCAAGGTTATAACGTGTTACATCCAATGGGGTGGGACGCTTTTGGTCTACCTGCAGAGCAATATGCACTTGATACTGGAAATGATCCAGCAGAATTTACGGCTAAAAATATTGAAACGTTTAAGCGTCAAATTCAAGAACTTGGATTTTCATATGACTGGGACCGTGAAATTAGCACAACAGATCCGTCTTATTATAAATGGACGCAATGGATTTTTATCCAATTGTATAATAAAGGATTGGCTTATGTTGATGAGGTAGCGGTTAACTGGTGCCCAGCACTTGGAACTGTTTTGGCGAACGAAGAAGTAATCGATGGCAAATCAGAACGCGGTGGTCATCCGGTTGAACGTCGTCCTATGCGCCAATGGGTATTGCGTATTACAAATTATGCTGACCGTTTACTTGAAGATTTGGACGACTTGGATTGGCCTGAAAGCTTAAAAGACATGCAACGCAACTGGATCGGAAAATCAGAAGGTGCTGAATTAGAATTCCAAGTCGCAGACACAGAACATTCTTTCCGTGCGTTTACAACACGTCCAGACACGATTTTTGGCGCAACTTACGCGGTGCTTGCTCCTGAACATAAATTGGTAGCTGCGATTACTACAGCGGATCAAAAAGCTGCTGTTGAAAAATACATTGACGACGTTAAAACGAAAAGTGATTTGGAACGTACAGATTTGGCAAAAGACAAATCAGGTGTTTTCACAGGCGCATATGCAATAAATCCAGCAAGTGGTGAAAAAATGCCGGTTTGGATTGCTGATTATGTATTGGCAACTTATGGAACAGGCGCAATCATGGCCGTTCCAGCTCACGATGAGCGTGACTATGAATTTGCGAAGCAGTTTGATTTGCCGATTGTTGAAGTCGTATCAGGCGGTAATATTGAAGAAGAAGCTTATGCAGGAGACGGTGAATTGATCAATTCTGACTTCTTAAACGGATTGAACAAAAAAGAAGCAATTGAACGAGCGATTGACTGGCTAGTAGATAAAAAAGTGGGCGAAAAGAAAATTACGTACCGTTTGCGTGATTGGTTGTTTAGTCGTCAGCGTTACTGGGGCGAGCCAATCCCAATTATTCACTGGGAAGATGGCACAATGACGCCTGTCGAAGAAAAAGACTTGCCATTAATGTTGCCAGTAACGACAGATATTAAGCCAAGCGGAACAGGCGAATCACCTCTTGCCAATATTACGGATTGGGTAAATGTCGTTCATCCTGAAACAGGAATGAAAGGCCGCCGCGAAACCAATACGATGCCGCAATGGGCAGGAAGCTGCTGGTATTATTTGCGCTTTATCGATCCAACCAACGATGAAATGTTGGCAGACCCAGAATTATTGAAACGCTGGTTGCCAGTTGATGTTTATATCGGCGGTGCAGAGCATGCAGTACTTCACCTACTATATGCACGTTTCTGGCATAAAGTGCTTTACGATATCGGTGTGGTATCGACAAAAGAACCTTTCCAAAAGCTATTTAACCAAGGGATGATTCTGGGCGAAGGAAACGAGAAAATGTCGAAATCAAAAGGCAATGTCGTGAACCCCGACCAAATTATCGAAAGCCACGGTGCTGATACATTACGTATGTACGAAATGTTTATGGGACCACTTGAAGCATCCATTGCATGGTCAACTAATGGCTTAGATGGCTCGCGTCGATTCCTAGACCGTATTTGGCGCTTGTTGATGGACGAAGAGCAATTGAGTGCGAAAATTACGGATGCAAATGACGGTAAACTGGAAAAAGTCTATCACCAAACGGTTAAAAAAGTAACAGATGATTTTGAAGGGTTGCGCTTTAACACAGCTATTTCACAAATGATGGTCTTTATTAACGAAGGCTATAAAGTCGATTCTATTCCAAAAGAATACGTAGAAGGTTTTGTGAAACTATTGTCTCCAATTGCACCTCACGTAGCAGAAGAGCTATGGGAGAAGTTGGGTCACGAAGGTTCGGTTACTTATGAAAATTGGCCAAAATTTGATGAGTCGAAAATGATCGATGACGTTATTCAAGTTGTAGTTCAAGTAAATGGCAAAGTAAAAACAAAGCTAGCAATTGCAAAAGACAGCACAAAAGAAGAGTTGGAAACAGCAGCGCTTGCTGACGACAATGTTCAAAAAGCAACTGAAGGCAAAGAAGTTCGCAAAGTAATTGTTATTCCAGGGAAATTAGTCAACATCGTAGTAGGCTAAAAAAGTAGACATGAAAATGCAAAACCTTCCGG is part of the Planococcus sp. PAMC 21323 genome and encodes:
- the leuS gene encoding leucine--tRNA ligase, whose translation is MTFNHKLVEKKWQKYWQDNKTFKLIDDPSKPKFYALDMFPYPSGAGLHVGHPEGYTATDILSRVKRMQGYNVLHPMGWDAFGLPAEQYALDTGNDPAEFTAKNIETFKRQIQELGFSYDWDREISTTDPSYYKWTQWIFIQLYNKGLAYVDEVAVNWCPALGTVLANEEVIDGKSERGGHPVERRPMRQWVLRITNYADRLLEDLDDLDWPESLKDMQRNWIGKSEGAELEFQVADTEHSFRAFTTRPDTIFGATYAVLAPEHKLVAAITTADQKAAVEKYIDDVKTKSDLERTDLAKDKSGVFTGAYAINPASGEKMPVWIADYVLATYGTGAIMAVPAHDERDYEFAKQFDLPIVEVVSGGNIEEEAYAGDGELINSDFLNGLNKKEAIERAIDWLVDKKVGEKKITYRLRDWLFSRQRYWGEPIPIIHWEDGTMTPVEEKDLPLMLPVTTDIKPSGTGESPLANITDWVNVVHPETGMKGRRETNTMPQWAGSCWYYLRFIDPTNDEMLADPELLKRWLPVDVYIGGAEHAVLHLLYARFWHKVLYDIGVVSTKEPFQKLFNQGMILGEGNEKMSKSKGNVVNPDQIIESHGADTLRMYEMFMGPLEASIAWSTNGLDGSRRFLDRIWRLLMDEEQLSAKITDANDGKLEKVYHQTVKKVTDDFEGLRFNTAISQMMVFINEGYKVDSIPKEYVEGFVKLLSPIAPHVAEELWEKLGHEGSVTYENWPKFDESKMIDDVIQVVVQVNGKVKTKLAIAKDSTKEELETAALADDNVQKATEGKEVRKVIVIPGKLVNIVVG